A single genomic interval of Arachis duranensis cultivar V14167 chromosome 7, aradu.V14167.gnm2.J7QH, whole genome shotgun sequence harbors:
- the LOC107458252 gene encoding WRKY transcription factor WRKY24 (The sequence of the model RefSeq protein was modified relative to this genomic sequence to represent the inferred CDS: added 77 bases not found in genome assembly), with translation MASSSGTLDTTSASNSYTNNFTFSTHPFMTTSFSELLASSAEDKPRASAAAVGVPKFKSTPPPSLPLSPPPISPSSYFXJPPGLSPAELLDSPVLLNPSNILPSPTTGAFVAHNYNNWKNNNNSGGNQQQVIIKEEEGKNNNFSNFSFQTQPSMFQSSSTATTQTQQQQQPPWGFQESNKKQENFSSSKTVMKTENTCSNQNNNGFQSDYSSNNNYQPQSQTLSRRSDDGYNWRKYGQKQVKGSENPRSYYKCTFPNCPTKKKVERSLDGQITEIVYKGTHNHPKPQNTRRNSSSSSNSAAFAIAPSNQMNNSEVTDHQSYTHGSGQMDSVATPENSSISVGDDDFEQSSQRCKSVGDEYDDDEPDAKRWKIEGENEGISGGGSRTVREPRVVVQTTSDIDILDDGYRWRKYGQKVVKGNPNPRSYYKCTHPGCPVRKHVERASHDLRAVITTYEGKHNHDVPAARGSGSHASVNRPMPNNHHNNASIAIRPLPSMTHHNNNNTNNVTSLQQGPEGQSPFTLEMLQNPSSYGFSSSGFGNPMGSYMPQQQQQQQSDNVFSSRAKEEPRDDMFLESLLC, from the exons ATGGCATCTTCTTCTGGTACCTTAGACACTACTTCTGCTTCCAATTCTTATACCAATAACTTCACTTTCTCGACACACCCATTCATGACCACTTCTTTCTCTGAACTCTTAGCTTCTTCCGCTGAAGACAAGCCTCGTGcttctgctgctgctgttgGTGTTCCTAAGTTCAAGTCTACACCACCACCGTCTTTGCCTCTCTCTCCAC CTTAATCCTTCTAAC ATTTTGCCATCTCCAACAACGGGGGCATTTGTTGCACATAACTACAATAATTGgaagaacaacaacaattcTGGTGGGAACCAACAACAAGTTATCATCAAAGAGGAAGAAGGAAAGAACAACAATTTCTCAAACTTCTCTTTCCAAACCCAGCCATCTATGTTTCAATCCTCATCAACTGCCACAACTCAAACA cagcagcagcagcagccgCCATGGGGATTTCAAGAATCCAACAAGAAACAGGAAAATTTCTCATCATCAAAAACTGTGATGAAAACTGAGAACACTTGTTCCAACCAAAACAACAATGGGTTCCAATCAGAttacagcagcaacaacaattaCCAGCCACAATCTCAGACTCTAAGCAGAAGATCAGATGATGGTTACAATTGGAGAAAATATGGTCAGAAACAAGTGAAAGGTAGTGAGAATCCAAGAAGTTACTATAAATGCACATTCCCAAATTGCCCAACAAAGAAGAAAGTTGAGAGATCCTTGGATGGACAAATCACAGAGATTGTTTATAAGGGTACTCATAATCACCCTAAGCCTCAGAACACTAGGAGaaactcttcatcttcttctaatTCTGCTGCTTTTGCAATTGCTCCCTCCAATCAAATGAACAACTCTGAGGTGACTGATCATCAATCTTATACACATGGTAGTGGGCAAATGGATTCTGTTGCCACCCCTGagaactcctcaatttcagttgGGGATGATGATTTTGAACAAAGCTCTCAGAGGTGTAAATCAGTTGGagatgaatatgatgatgatgaacctGATGCCAAAAGATG GAAAATTGAAGGGGAAAATGAGGGAATATCAGGAGGTGGAAGTAGAACAGTGAGAGAACCAAGGGTTGTGGTTCAGACAACAAGTGACATAGATATCCTTGATGATGGCTACAGATGGAGGAAGTATGGCCAGAAAGTAGTGAAGGGCAATCCAAATCCaag GAGCTACTACAAGTGCACACACCCAGGTTGTCCAGTGAGGAAGCATGTAGAGAGAGCCTCACATGACCTGAGGGCAGTGATAACAACCTATGAAGGCAAACACAACCATGATGTCCCCGCCGCCCGCGGCAGCGGAAGCCATGCCTCTGTCAACAGACCAATGCCCAACAACCACCACAACAATGCAAGCATTGCAATTAGGCCTTTACCATCAATGACacaccacaacaacaacaacactaaCAACGTTACTTCCCTTCAACAAGGGCCAGAAGGACAATCACCCTTCACACTTGAAATGCTTCAGAACCCTTCAAGCTATGGATTCTCATCTTCTGGGTTTGGGAATCCAATGGGTTCTTACATGCCtcagcagcagcaacaacagcaaTCTGACAATGTGTTTTCTTCCAGAGCCAAGGAGGAACCTAGGGATGACATGTTCCTTGAATCTTTGCTATGCTGA
- the LOC107458229 gene encoding cation/H(+) antiporter 15: MNTATLNASTTTLGHEATTTNNTIWVCERFTRAARSRGIFFSDNPLSYTMPVLILQTSVVALITTTLQLLLTPFGQSSFVPQMLGGLALGPSILGQIGVVQKYLFPPRTFYVSETIAFFGSMIFMFLIGVKIDLTSIVTTGKKTWAIALSCFVFPIVFTAVTALTLRALFLLPQENLYTSIFYVCFYLSSCSFHSTASHLADLKLLNSELGRLAVSSSMISGTISAVLITSVFSHHGLRKGSRSLQMASLSFLFLVAVIVFVCRPIIMWMIRRTPEGKPIKEAYIIMIFVMMLLSALFSELIGGHFMTGPILLGLAVPDGPPLGSALSEKLDALVSAVFLPLYFLFCGARFNSFALDATSFAVVQVLAISSFLGKIFGAMLPSLYCKMSVTDSLSLGLIMSAQGITQMLYLQGSMYLKIIDTETYGNVVISMIWLTGATTPLVKFLYDPSKRYLAINRRRTIEHASPDVELLLMACIHNEENTPSTSSKTNSLYSTHSQHIINAFRSYEQQNVDKLVVNLFSSISPYETMHDEVCMQAAEKRVSMLIVPFHRQWSSNGVVTESAHPIRAFNRQILRTAPCSVGILVDRGTLSKSNYLTSASFYSVGVLFIEGSDDREALVYAMRMADHPNVSVTVVRLIEPRRKSRNLMMRDPDGDLIHKFKVEHCIQIKRHDYREEVVRDSVEMISAIKSLNGCFDLIMVGRRHANGESSSLFNGMNEWNEYPELGVVGDMLVSSDSSYDGSVMVVQQQMLGFGGGGYHHPDFHMDSNNGLMNHHPRQERPPNVVEVPRDTRVWPMV; the protein is encoded by the exons ATGAATACAGCTACATTGAATGCCTCAACAACCACCTTGGGACATGAGGCAACCACAACTAATAACACCATATGGGTGTGTGAACGCTTCACAAGGGCTGCAAGGTCAAGAGGAATATTCTTCAGTGATAACCCTTTGTCTTACACAATGCCAGTGCTTATTCTTCAAACCTCCGTTGTTGCATTGATCACCACAACCTTACAACTCCTATTAACCCCCTTTGGCCAAAGTAGTTTTGTTCCCCAGATGCTG GGAGGATTAGCACTAGGACCATCCATCCTGGGACAAATCGGTGTGGTTCAAAAGTATCTGTTCCCACCAAGAACCTTCTACGTGAGCGAGACCATCGCCTTTTTCGGCAGCATGATATTCATGTTCCTCATAGGAGTCAAAATAGACCTAACCTCAATAGTCACAACGGGTAAAAAAACGTGGGCAATTGCACTCTCTTGTTTCGTATTCCCCATCGTTTTCACCGCAGTAACCGCCCTCACACTCCGCGCACTATTCCTGCTCCCTCAAGAAAACCTCTACACTTCCATCTTCTACGTCTGTTTCTACTTATCAAGCTGTTCATTCCACTCCACAGCAAGCCACCTCGCAGATCTCAAGCTCTTGAACTCTGAGCTTGGCCGTTTGGCCGTTTCTTCCTCCATGATTTCTGGAACAATCTCTGCTGTTTTGATAACTTCAGTTTTCTCACACCATGGTTTGAGGAAGGGCTCTAGGTCGTTGCAAATGGCGTCGCTTTCGTTCCTTTTCTTGGTGGCTGTCATAGTTTTTGTTTGTAGGCCCATCATAATGTGGATGATAAGGCGAACCCCGGAAGGAAAGCCCATTAAGGAAGCCTACATAATTATGATTTTCGTAATGATGTTGTTGTCTGCGTTGTTTAGTGAGCTTATTGGGGGGCATTTTATGACTGGGCCTATACTTTTGGGCCTTGCTGTGCCTGATGGGCCGCCTTTGGGCTCAGCGTTGAGTGAGAAGCTGGATGCTTTGGTTTCGGCAGTGTTCTTGCCgttgtattttcttttctgtgGGGCAAGGTTTAATTCCTTTGCACTTGATGCAACGAGCTTTGCGGTTGTGCAGGTTTTGGCTATAAGTAGCTTCCTTGGGAAGATTTTTGGAGCAATGTTGCCTTCGCTTTATTGCAAGATGTCTGTCACTGATTCTCTCTCCTTAGGTCTTATCATGAGTGCACAGGGCATCACTCAAATGCTCTACTTGCAAGGTTCTATGTACCTCAAG ATTATAGATACGGAAACATATGGCAATGTGGTGATATCAATGATATGGTTAACGGGAGCAACCACACCTTTAGTGAAATTCCTATATGACCCTTCGAAGAGGTACTTAGCCATAAACCGAAGAAGAACCATTGAACATGCATCTCCAGACGTGGAACTCCTCCTCATGGCATGCATTCACAACGAAGAAAACACACCATCCACTAGCAGCAAAACAAATTCCCTATACTCCACCCATTCTCAACACATCATCAACGCTTTCAGATCTTACGAGCAGCAAAATGTCGACAAACTTGTCGTCAATCTCTTCTCATCCATTTCTCCTTATGAAACAATGCATGACGAGGTTTGCATGCAAGCCGCGGAGAAAAGGGTCTCTATGTTGATCGTCCCATTTCACAG GCAATGGAGTTCCAACGGTGTAGTAACTGAATCAGCGCATCCGATTAGGGCATTCAACCGTCAAATATTGAGAACTGCGCCTTGTTCGGTAGGAATACTGGTTGATCGTGGAACTTTGAGCAAGAGCAATTATTTAACGTCTGCTTCCTTCTATAGCGTCGGAGTCTTGTTCATAGAAGGCTCCGACGATCGCGAAGCGTTGGTTTACGCGATGCGCATGGCGGATCATCCTAATGTGAGTGTTACAGTGGTTAGGTTAATAGAgccaagaagaaaaagtagGAACTTAATGATGAGAGATCCAGATGGGGATTTAATTCATAAGTTTAAAGTAGAGCACTGCATTCAAATCAAAAGACATGACTATAGAGAAGAAGTGGTGAGGGATAGTGTTGAGATGATTAGTGCGATTAAGTCTTTGAATGGTTGCTTTGATTTGATTATGGTGGGTAGGCGGCATGCGAATGGTGAATCTTCATCGTTGTTTAATGGAATGAATGAGTGGAATGAGTATCCTGAACTTGGTGTTGTAGGCGACATGCTTGTTTCTTCGGATTCTAGTTATGATGGTTCTGTTATGGTGGTGCAGCAACAAATGTTAGggtttggtggtggtggttatCATCATCCTGATTTTCATATGGATTCCAATAATGGTCTTATGAACCATCATCCTAGGCAAGAAAGACCCCCGAATGTTGTGGAAGTGCCACGTGATACAAGGGTGTGGCCAATGGTATGA